From the genome of Bosea sp. Tri-49, one region includes:
- a CDS encoding alpha/beta hydrolase: protein MTAPVASQAKQDDAAAIARALYDLGPTPVTACKADPRFSYCLYVPKSLGKGGQAPELVVAMHGTGRGFTGYRDAFEAFGRWNNCIILAPLFPIGVMGDGNRNGFKYMREGEVRYDHILLAMVEEVAQHYGLRFDRFALFGYSGGGHFTHRFLMLQPKKLWAASIGAPGSVTLLDPTRDWWVGTRNMAELFGTAPDIEAMRQVPVQMIVGAADLETWEITHQPGNASWMPDANHAGANRPERLDTLRRNFEEHGITVRFDLVPNMPHDGLKAVSRVEDFFADALAKRRTGAAKAA from the coding sequence ATGACTGCTCCCGTCGCAAGCCAGGCCAAGCAGGACGATGCGGCAGCGATCGCCCGCGCGCTCTACGATCTCGGTCCGACCCCGGTCACCGCCTGCAAGGCCGATCCGCGCTTCAGCTATTGCCTCTATGTGCCGAAGAGCCTCGGCAAGGGCGGCCAGGCGCCTGAGCTCGTCGTCGCCATGCACGGCACCGGCCGTGGCTTCACCGGCTATCGCGACGCCTTCGAGGCCTTCGGCCGCTGGAACAACTGCATTATCCTCGCCCCGCTCTTCCCGATCGGCGTGATGGGCGACGGCAATCGCAACGGCTTCAAATACATGCGCGAGGGTGAGGTCCGCTACGACCACATCCTGCTCGCCATGGTCGAGGAGGTCGCCCAGCATTACGGCCTGCGCTTCGACCGTTTCGCTTTGTTCGGCTATTCCGGCGGCGGCCATTTCACCCACCGCTTCCTGATGCTGCAGCCCAAGAAGCTCTGGGCTGCTTCAATCGGCGCGCCGGGCTCGGTGACCCTGCTCGACCCGACCCGCGACTGGTGGGTCGGCACCCGCAACATGGCCGAGCTCTTCGGCACCGCCCCCGATATCGAGGCGATGCGCCAGGTCCCGGTCCAGATGATCGTCGGCGCCGCCGATCTCGAGACCTGGGAGATCACCCACCAGCCCGGCAACGCCAGCTGGATGCCGGACGCCAACCATGCCGGTGCGAACCGCCCGGAACGGCTCGACACCTTGCGCCGGAATTTCGAGGAGCACGGCATCACAGTGCGTTTCGACCTGGTGCCGAACATGCCGCATGACGGGCTGAAAGCCGTCTCGCGGGTGGAGGACTTCTTCGCGGATGCCCTCGCCAAGCGCCGCACCGGCGCGGCCAAGGCGGCCTGA
- a CDS encoding Lrp/AsnC family transcriptional regulator, which produces MAVKARRGEEIDQIDRRILSALNEDGRLTINALAEKVGLSPSPCWTRVKRLEESGAIEKYVAVLNHRALGLDNVVFIEITLDKHDDKLLDRFGEALARIPEVVEAYLVTGDYDYLVKAVVSGTEHYERFLREKIYRLPGMRQSRTTFGLRALKRAISVDPLQIAPV; this is translated from the coding sequence ATGGCAGTCAAAGCGCGGCGCGGCGAGGAGATCGACCAGATCGACCGGCGCATCCTCTCGGCCCTGAACGAGGATGGCCGGCTGACGATCAATGCGCTGGCCGAGAAGGTCGGTCTCTCACCCTCGCCGTGCTGGACGCGGGTGAAACGGCTCGAGGAGAGCGGCGCGATCGAGAAATATGTCGCGGTGCTGAACCACCGCGCGCTCGGGCTCGACAACGTCGTCTTCATCGAGATCACGCTCGACAAGCATGACGACAAGCTGCTTGACCGCTTCGGCGAGGCGCTGGCGCGGATTCCCGAGGTGGTCGAGGCCTATCTCGTCACCGGCGACTACGACTATCTGGTCAAGGCCGTGGTCAGCGGCACCGAGCACTATGAGCGCTTCCTGCGCGAGAAAATCTACCGCCTGCCGGGGATGCGGCAATCGCGCACGACCTTTGGCCTGCGCGCGCTGAAGCGGGCGATCTCGGTCGATCCGCTGCAGATCGCGCCGGTGTGA
- a CDS encoding ABC transporter permease, with product MLRFALTRILMSVPTLLIVSVSVFGLIRLIPGDPASLMLGDLATPASIADLQARLGLDQSVPVQFGIWFGNLLKGDLGQSINSQQAVLPLILQRFWISAQIVLVAVLLASLVAVPAGVLAAWKQDTSLDLSLVAVATLLLSIPTFWLGLLLLLFFGLKLEWLPVVGYVSIAENPLAGILYLVMPILTLFLHEIGVILRMARASTLEVLRLDYITHARAKGLTESAVLWNHAFKNAFGPTWTLIGLVLGNLLGGIAVVETVFTIPGLGRLLVDSIFARDYPVIQGCMLFVAFTYVLVNLVIDLCYPIFDPRVTAQ from the coding sequence ATGCTGCGCTTTGCGCTGACGCGCATTCTGATGTCTGTGCCGACACTGTTGATCGTGTCGGTCTCGGTCTTCGGGTTGATCCGACTGATTCCGGGCGACCCGGCCTCGCTGATGCTGGGCGACCTGGCGACTCCGGCCTCGATCGCCGACCTGCAGGCGAGGCTCGGTCTCGACCAGAGCGTGCCGGTCCAGTTCGGCATCTGGTTCGGCAACCTGCTCAAGGGCGATCTCGGCCAGTCGATCAACTCGCAACAGGCGGTGCTGCCGCTGATCCTGCAGCGCTTCTGGATCTCGGCGCAGATCGTGCTGGTCGCGGTGCTGCTGGCGAGCCTGGTGGCGGTGCCGGCCGGCGTGCTCGCCGCCTGGAAGCAGGACACCTCGCTCGATCTCTCGCTCGTCGCCGTCGCGACGCTGCTGCTCTCGATCCCGACCTTCTGGCTCGGTCTGCTGCTGCTGCTCTTCTTCGGGCTGAAGCTCGAATGGCTGCCGGTGGTCGGCTATGTCTCGATCGCCGAGAACCCGTTGGCCGGCATCCTCTATCTGGTCATGCCGATCTTGACGCTGTTCCTGCATGAGATCGGCGTGATCCTGCGGATGGCGCGCGCCTCGACGCTGGAGGTGCTCAGGCTCGACTACATCACCCATGCCAGAGCCAAGGGCCTGACCGAGAGCGCCGTGCTCTGGAACCACGCCTTCAAGAATGCCTTTGGTCCGACCTGGACGCTGATCGGTCTCGTCCTCGGCAACCTGCTCGGCGGCATCGCGGTGGTCGAGACGGTCTTTACCATCCCCGGCCTCGGCCGCCTGCTGGTCGATTCGATCTTCGCCCGCGACTATCCGGTGATCCAGGGCTGCATGCTCTTCGTCGCCTTCACCTATGTGCTGGTCAATCTCGTGATCGACCTCTGCTATCCGATCTTCGATCCGAGGGTGACGGCGCAATGA
- a CDS encoding ABC transporter substrate-binding protein has translation MNRQLASAFALLALASPAAAQTINVALNADIRSTNPGVNRDDNTDAVVLHMVEGLVGYRENGAVAPLLAEKIAVSADGLTYTFSLRKGVKFHNGAEMTSADVVWNWARYMEPKTDWRCRSEFDGRIGMKVTGVAAPDPSTFVMTLEKPSALFLDTMARTDCAMVAIIHKDSLKQDGSFDKPIGTGPFMLGDWRRGEFVSLKRFDAYVSPAGDKRDGYVGRKNALVPEVKFLAIADGATVKAGLISGALHVADIPDADMPEMRKVPNLQVLSAPSATKHALLLQTRDPLLGDVRMRQAIAAALDLDELVAQASNELGNTNNSAVYVSSPYYSEVQRQRYRHDPARVKTLLSEAGYKGQTIKLIANKRSTVPSFPVAIMAQAMLQAAGINSEIEVLEWATQLDRYSKGNYQMMSFSYSARIDPAQSYNQFSGPKDTYPSKAWDSRRADELIEKATITADEGERQKLFDELHKLMLADAPLIFLYNQVDTSAVSKRLSGFAPWVAGKPRLWEVSLAN, from the coding sequence ATGAACCGCCAGCTCGCCTCCGCCTTCGCCCTGCTTGCTCTCGCAAGTCCCGCTGCGGCGCAAACGATCAATGTCGCGCTCAATGCCGACATCCGCTCGACCAATCCGGGCGTCAACCGCGACGACAATACCGACGCCGTCGTCCTGCATATGGTCGAGGGCTTGGTCGGCTATCGCGAGAACGGCGCGGTCGCGCCATTGCTGGCGGAGAAGATCGCCGTCTCCGCGGACGGGCTGACCTACACGTTCAGCCTGCGCAAGGGCGTCAAGTTCCACAACGGCGCCGAGATGACCTCGGCCGACGTCGTCTGGAACTGGGCCCGCTACATGGAACCCAAGACCGACTGGCGCTGCCGCAGCGAGTTCGACGGCCGCATCGGCATGAAGGTGACCGGTGTCGCCGCGCCCGACCCCTCGACCTTCGTGATGACGCTGGAGAAGCCGAGCGCGCTCTTCCTCGACACCATGGCGCGCACCGACTGTGCCATGGTCGCCATCATCCATAAGGACTCGCTGAAGCAGGACGGCTCCTTCGACAAGCCAATCGGCACCGGCCCCTTCATGCTCGGCGACTGGCGCCGCGGCGAGTTCGTCTCGCTGAAGCGTTTCGATGCTTACGTCTCGCCGGCCGGCGACAAGCGCGACGGCTATGTCGGCCGCAAGAATGCCCTGGTGCCGGAGGTCAAATTCCTCGCCATCGCCGACGGCGCGACCGTCAAGGCCGGGCTGATCTCCGGCGCGCTGCATGTCGCGGATATTCCCGATGCCGACATGCCGGAGATGAGGAAGGTCCCGAATCTGCAGGTGCTGAGCGCCCCCAGCGCGACCAAGCACGCTTTGCTTCTCCAGACCCGCGATCCGTTGCTCGGCGATGTCAGGATGCGCCAGGCGATCGCGGCTGCGCTCGATCTCGACGAACTCGTCGCTCAGGCCTCGAACGAGCTCGGCAACACCAACAACTCCGCGGTCTATGTCAGCTCACCCTATTACAGCGAGGTCCAGCGCCAGCGTTACCGCCACGACCCGGCGCGCGTGAAGACGCTGCTCTCAGAGGCCGGCTACAAGGGCCAGACGATCAAGCTGATCGCCAACAAGCGCTCGACCGTGCCGAGCTTCCCGGTCGCGATCATGGCACAGGCCATGCTGCAGGCAGCCGGCATCAACAGCGAGATCGAAGTGCTGGAATGGGCGACGCAGCTCGACCGCTACAGCAAGGGCAACTACCAGATGATGTCCTTCAGCTATTCCGCCCGCATCGATCCGGCCCAGAGCTACAACCAGTTCAGCGGCCCCAAGGACACCTACCCGTCCAAGGCCTGGGACAGCCGGCGCGCCGACGAGCTGATCGAGAAGGCGACCATCACCGCCGATGAGGGCGAACGCCAGAAGCTGTTCGACGAGCTGCACAAGCTGATGCTGGCCGATGCGCCGCTGATCTTCCTCTACAACCAGGTCGACACGTCCGCCGTCTCCAAGCGGCTAAGCGGCTTCGCGCCCTGGGTTGCCGGGAAGCCGCGGCTCTGGGAGGTCAGCCTCGCCAATTGA
- a CDS encoding ABC transporter permease, whose protein sequence is MRLPAPNALVGGTLIGFLAIVASVSALWTPYDPLRLSFRAKLAAPSAMHWLGTDEFGRDVLSRLMAGAATSVWISLLTVALAVSLGTVIGLFSGYVRGWVDRTIMAFNDALLAFPGILLALGLLAVVGANKYGIILALGIAYAPSVARIVRGTVLSLREREFISASRVMGNSEGFTMLRHILPNCIAPLTVLATSMFGWVLLAESSLSFLGLGVPPPAPTWGNMLAGSRPYIGQAVWLGIFPGLAISLTLLGINLLGDALRDKLDPRMRGAR, encoded by the coding sequence ATGAGACTGCCAGCTCCCAACGCCCTGGTCGGCGGCACGCTGATCGGCTTCCTCGCCATCGTCGCTTCGGTCAGCGCGCTCTGGACGCCCTATGACCCCTTGCGGCTCTCCTTCCGGGCCAAGCTCGCGGCGCCCTCGGCGATGCATTGGCTCGGCACCGACGAGTTCGGTCGCGATGTGCTCTCGCGGCTGATGGCGGGCGCCGCCACATCAGTCTGGATCAGCCTGCTGACCGTCGCGCTCGCCGTCTCGCTCGGCACGGTGATCGGCCTGTTCTCCGGCTATGTCCGCGGCTGGGTCGACCGCACCATCATGGCCTTCAACGACGCGCTGCTCGCCTTCCCCGGCATCCTCCTGGCGCTCGGCCTGCTCGCCGTGGTCGGCGCCAACAAATATGGCATCATCCTGGCGCTCGGCATCGCCTATGCGCCATCGGTCGCCCGAATCGTGCGCGGCACCGTGCTCTCGCTGCGCGAGCGCGAGTTCATCTCGGCCTCGCGAGTGATGGGCAATTCCGAGGGCTTCACCATGCTGCGCCACATCCTGCCGAACTGCATCGCGCCGCTCACCGTGCTGGCGACCTCGATGTTCGGCTGGGTGCTGCTGGCCGAGAGCTCGCTCTCCTTCCTCGGCCTCGGCGTGCCGCCACCGGCGCCGACCTGGGGCAACATGCTGGCGGGCTCACGCCCCTATATCGGCCAGGCCGTCTGGCTCGGCATCTTCCCGGGCCTCGCCATCTCGCTGACCCTGCTCGGCATCAACCTGCTCGGCGATGCGCTGCGCGACAAGCTCGATCCGCGGATGAGGGGTGCGCGATGA
- a CDS encoding ABC transporter substrate-binding protein, with product MKYLFAPAAALIATAALAAPAMAQSITVAVAADIRSNNPGVNRDDNTDDFALQLVEGLVGYNEGGVATPLLAEKVDLSADGKTYTFTLRQGVKFHNGAELSSADVLWNWTRYMDAKTDWRCTSEFDGRSGLKVESVTAPDARTVVMQIEKPNALFLDTLARTDCAMTAILHKDSVKADGSWDKPIGTGPYKFGEWKRGEYFTMTAFEGYKSPSGSQRDGYVGSKRPLLKDVKFLIVKDPATVKAGLVSGALDMADILPSDAVELRKNPKLAVAVEPNAVRHVFLIQTKDAVMGNQKLRQAIAASLDMDEIVASFYNDLGKPNTSPIYSGSSYFGEVEKKGHSYDAAHAKKLLQEAGYKGEKIIILANKRPVVPSFPAAVVAQQMLQAVGVNAEIEVLDWATQLDRFNKGNYQMQSFSFSARFDPAIAFEQFSGPKDKQPRKAWDNPEAQKQIDKLYVTSDRAERQKIVDELHKRVIDEVPMIFAFNGLDIIAHAKRVQGFKPWQSKLRMWEVTLAN from the coding sequence ATGAAGTATCTTTTTGCGCCGGCCGCCGCTCTCATCGCTACCGCCGCGCTCGCCGCGCCGGCCATGGCCCAATCCATCACCGTTGCGGTCGCCGCCGATATCCGCAGCAACAATCCCGGCGTCAACCGCGACGACAACACCGACGATTTCGCGCTGCAGCTGGTCGAAGGCCTCGTCGGCTACAATGAGGGCGGCGTCGCGACGCCGCTTCTGGCCGAGAAGGTCGATCTCTCCGCCGACGGCAAGACCTACACCTTCACGCTGCGCCAGGGCGTGAAGTTCCACAACGGCGCCGAGCTCTCCTCGGCCGACGTGCTGTGGAACTGGACCCGCTACATGGACGCCAAGACCGACTGGCGCTGCACTTCGGAATTCGACGGCCGCTCCGGCCTCAAGGTCGAGTCCGTGACGGCGCCCGACGCGCGCACCGTGGTGATGCAGATCGAGAAGCCCAACGCGCTCTTCCTCGACACGCTCGCCCGCACCGACTGCGCCATGACCGCGATCCTGCACAAGGATTCGGTCAAGGCCGACGGGTCCTGGGACAAGCCGATCGGCACCGGCCCCTATAAGTTCGGCGAATGGAAGCGCGGCGAGTATTTCACCATGACCGCCTTCGAGGGCTACAAATCGCCATCGGGCAGTCAACGCGATGGCTATGTCGGCTCCAAGCGGCCGCTGCTCAAGGACGTGAAATTCCTGATCGTCAAAGACCCAGCGACGGTCAAGGCCGGCCTGGTCTCAGGCGCGCTGGATATGGCTGATATCCTGCCAAGCGACGCCGTCGAGTTGCGGAAGAACCCGAAGCTTGCCGTCGCGGTTGAGCCGAACGCCGTCCGCCACGTCTTCCTGATCCAGACCAAGGATGCGGTCATGGGCAACCAGAAGCTGCGCCAGGCGATCGCCGCTTCTCTCGACATGGATGAGATCGTCGCATCCTTCTACAACGACCTCGGCAAACCCAACACCTCGCCGATCTACTCCGGCTCGAGCTATTTCGGCGAGGTCGAGAAGAAGGGCCACAGCTACGATGCGGCCCACGCCAAGAAGCTGCTGCAGGAGGCCGGCTACAAGGGCGAGAAGATCATCATCCTCGCCAACAAGCGTCCGGTCGTTCCGAGCTTCCCAGCCGCGGTGGTGGCGCAGCAGATGCTGCAGGCCGTCGGCGTCAACGCGGAGATCGAGGTGCTCGACTGGGCGACCCAGCTCGACCGCTTCAACAAGGGCAACTACCAGATGCAGTCCTTCTCCTTCTCGGCCCGCTTCGACCCGGCGATCGCCTTCGAGCAGTTCTCGGGACCGAAGGACAAGCAGCCGCGCAAGGCCTGGGACAATCCGGAGGCGCAAAAGCAGATCGATAAGCTCTACGTGACCTCCGACCGGGCCGAACGCCAGAAGATCGTCGACGAGCTGCACAAGCGTGTCATCGACGAAGTCCCGATGATCTTCGCCTTCAACGGCCTCGACATCATCGCTCACGCCAAGCGCGTCCAGGGCTTCAAGCCGTGGCAGTCGAAGCTGCGCATGTGGGAAGTGACGCTGGCGAACTGA
- the ggt gene encoding gamma-glutamyltransferase — MKNGMIVAPQPEAVEAGAAVLERGGNAIDAAIACAFMQGVVDPLMSGIGGFGSMQLYMPGKGVHEIVEFYARASYSAKPDMWQDKLRGQSRDGFAFLLEGGINEFGHLAVCTPGSVKGYDHVLSRFGTMDWADVMAPAIKQAREGVLVRPHMHWFWTQDQSGSGQVNTSDKLRYSATGKRLYFRPDGSAKRPGDVIVNTDMANTLERLAKGGADLFYHGELAEEIAADFTGHGGLISREDLAHYELSIAEPIWGSYRGHRISTSPPPASGMSMLQILNMLEPFDIGSLPHGGSEHVRLLAEAMKRMTIDKDQFMGDPAYVDVPVERLISKEHAAEQAQSIRRGERADVKRLERSSQRETTHVTVVDRHGNAVALTHTLGSPSGAITEGLGFIYNGTMSRFDPRPGRAGSIAPGKRRSSSAAPTIVFKDDKPFIVMGAPGGSYIAPAMAQGIMNVIDFEMSMLEAVAAPRVMGVSNSIDISNRIRRSVEAELKAKGYDVKRSAQSYPFAALHGVKIEDGLATGGADPQRDGMAISVPA, encoded by the coding sequence ATGAAGAACGGAATGATCGTCGCCCCGCAACCGGAAGCCGTCGAAGCCGGCGCGGCCGTGCTGGAGCGCGGCGGCAATGCGATCGATGCGGCAATCGCCTGCGCCTTCATGCAGGGTGTGGTCGATCCGCTGATGTCGGGCATAGGCGGCTTCGGCTCGATGCAGCTCTACATGCCCGGCAAGGGCGTCCATGAGATCGTCGAGTTCTACGCCCGCGCCTCCTATTCGGCGAAGCCGGACATGTGGCAGGACAAGCTGCGCGGCCAGTCGCGCGACGGCTTCGCCTTCCTGCTCGAGGGCGGCATCAACGAGTTCGGCCATCTCGCCGTCTGCACGCCAGGCAGCGTCAAGGGCTACGACCATGTGCTCTCACGCTTCGGCACGATGGACTGGGCGGATGTCATGGCCCCGGCGATCAAACAGGCACGCGAAGGCGTGCTGGTGCGCCCACACATGCACTGGTTCTGGACGCAGGATCAGAGCGGCTCCGGCCAGGTCAACACATCGGACAAATTGCGCTACAGCGCGACCGGCAAACGCCTCTATTTCCGCCCTGATGGCAGTGCCAAGCGCCCTGGCGACGTGATCGTCAACACCGACATGGCCAACACGCTGGAACGGCTAGCCAAAGGCGGCGCCGACCTGTTCTACCATGGCGAACTCGCCGAGGAGATCGCTGCCGACTTCACAGGGCATGGCGGACTGATCTCGCGCGAGGATCTCGCCCACTACGAGCTCTCCATCGCCGAGCCGATCTGGGGCTCCTATCGCGGGCACCGCATCTCGACCTCGCCGCCGCCGGCGAGCGGCATGTCGATGCTGCAGATCCTCAACATGCTGGAGCCCTTCGACATCGGCTCTCTGCCCCATGGCGGCTCCGAGCATGTCCGCCTGCTCGCCGAGGCGATGAAGCGCATGACCATCGACAAGGACCAGTTCATGGGCGACCCCGCCTATGTCGACGTCCCGGTCGAGCGTCTGATCTCGAAGGAGCATGCTGCGGAGCAGGCGCAGAGCATCCGCCGCGGCGAGCGCGCCGATGTGAAGCGGCTGGAACGCTCCTCCCAGCGCGAGACCACCCATGTCACGGTGGTCGACCGCCACGGCAACGCGGTCGCTTTGACCCATACGCTCGGCAGCCCGTCCGGCGCGATCACGGAAGGGCTCGGCTTCATCTACAACGGCACGATGAGCCGCTTCGACCCGCGCCCCGGCCGCGCCGGTTCGATCGCGCCCGGCAAGCGCCGCTCTTCCTCGGCCGCGCCGACCATCGTCTTCAAGGACGACAAGCCCTTCATCGTCATGGGCGCGCCGGGCGGCAGCTATATCGCCCCGGCGATGGCGCAGGGCATCATGAACGTCATCGATTTCGAGATGTCGATGCTGGAGGCGGTGGCGGCGCCGCGCGTCATGGGCGTCTCCAATTCGATCGACATCAGCAACCGCATCCGTCGCAGCGTCGAGGCCGAGCTCAAGGCCAAGGGCTATGATGTGAAGCGCTCGGCCCAGAGCTATCCCTTCGCCGCGCTCCATGGCGTCAAGATCGAGGACGGACTTGCGACCGGCGGCGCCGACCCGCAACGCGACGGCATGGCGATCTCGGTGCCGGCGTAA
- a CDS encoding 3-methyl-2-oxobutanoate dehydrogenase (2-methylpropanoyl-transferring) subunit alpha, with product MTDPSPLRFHVPVPASRPGEKPDFSHVVIPKAGSVQRPPVDIDPREIRDLAYSIIRVLDREGEAVGPWVPDLSKDDLIRGLRHMLTLRAFDARMQMAQRQGKTSFYMQHTGEEAVSCAFRIALGKGDMNFPTYRQAGLLIAHDYPLVEMMCQIYSNERDPMKGRQLPVMYSSKENGFFSISGNLTTQYIQAVGWAMASAIKGDNKIAAAWVGDGSTAESDFHAALVFASTYKAPVVLNVVNNQWAISTFQGIARGGSGTFAARGLGFGIPALRVDGNDYLATYAVAQWAIERARRNLGPTLVEYVTYRAGAHSTSDDPSAYRPKHESDDWPLGDPVVRLKQHLIGIGAWSEERHKQTEAEILATVIAAQKEAESFGTLHAGGKPSSRDMFEDVYAELPPHLRRQRQQIGV from the coding sequence ATGACAGACCCCTCACCGCTTCGGTTCCACGTCCCCGTTCCGGCCAGTCGCCCTGGCGAAAAGCCTGATTTCTCGCATGTCGTGATCCCAAAAGCGGGCTCGGTTCAGCGTCCGCCGGTCGATATCGATCCCCGCGAGATCCGCGACCTCGCCTATTCGATCATCCGCGTCCTCGACCGCGAGGGCGAGGCGGTCGGGCCCTGGGTGCCCGATCTCTCCAAGGACGACCTGATCCGGGGCCTGCGCCATATGCTGACGCTGCGCGCCTTCGATGCCCGCATGCAGATGGCCCAGCGCCAGGGCAAGACCTCGTTCTACATGCAGCACACCGGCGAGGAGGCGGTGAGCTGCGCCTTCCGCATCGCGCTCGGCAAGGGCGATATGAACTTCCCGACCTATCGCCAGGCCGGGCTGCTGATCGCGCATGACTACCCGCTCGTCGAGATGATGTGCCAGATCTACTCGAACGAGCGCGACCCGATGAAGGGCCGGCAATTGCCGGTGATGTACTCCTCCAAGGAGAACGGCTTCTTCTCGATCTCGGGCAACCTCACCACCCAGTACATCCAGGCGGTGGGCTGGGCGATGGCCTCGGCGATCAAGGGCGACAACAAGATCGCCGCCGCCTGGGTTGGCGACGGCTCGACGGCGGAATCGGATTTCCACGCCGCGCTCGTCTTCGCTTCGACCTACAAGGCCCCGGTCGTCCTCAACGTCGTCAACAACCAGTGGGCGATCTCGACCTTCCAGGGCATCGCCCGTGGCGGCTCCGGCACCTTCGCCGCCCGCGGCCTCGGCTTCGGCATCCCGGCGCTGCGCGTCGACGGCAATGACTACCTCGCGACCTATGCCGTGGCGCAATGGGCGATCGAGCGCGCCCGCCGCAATCTCGGGCCCACCCTGGTCGAATACGTCACCTACCGCGCCGGCGCGCATTCGACCTCGGACGATCCTTCCGCCTACCGGCCCAAGCACGAATCCGACGACTGGCCGCTCGGCGACCCGGTCGTCCGGCTGAAGCAGCACCTGATCGGGATCGGCGCTTGGTCGGAGGAGCGCCACAAGCAGACCGAGGCCGAGATCCTGGCGACCGTGATCGCCGCGCAGAAGGAAGCGGAGAGCTTCGGCACGCTGCACGCCGGCGGCAAGCCCTCCTCGCGCGACATGTTCGAGGACGTCTATGCCGAGCTGCCGCCGCATCTGCGCCGCCAGCGCCAGCAGATCGGAGTCTGA
- a CDS encoding ABC transporter ATP-binding protein → MTSTTKPLLEVEGLTLRIGASGRTVVNDVSFSVSPGEIVGIVGESGSGKTLAARAVMGFIPPAVRLISGSIRFDGEEVTTMAQKRLRAIRGAKVGMVFQEPMTSLNPSMLIGRQLEEGLALHRKLDANGRRELILDMLRRVGIRDPEGAFNAYPHQYSGGMRQRIMLASVMLLKPALLLADEPTTALDAVVQRDVMELMVDLTKENGTAVLLISHDLGMVARYCSRIVVMCQGDVVEHGNSEDILARPQHPYTRKLLAAMPHREPAREVPEAGTPLVAVNDLVVDYGGRQGFFRKEQPKRALHGISLSVKPGEVVSVVGGSGSGKTTLGHAIAGLIKPSEGAILFNGKPIAKSETAYWDYRLNCQMVFQDPYSSLDPRMTIGELVGEPLRLVKGMGAAEKKSRLAEVLSEVGLGDGFAERYPHELSGGQRQRVAIARAIIRRPSFVIADEPVSALDVTVRAQVLELFAELQRKHGFSCLFISHDLGVVEQVSDRVIVMHEGRIVEEGTRDQIFDAPQHDYTRKLLSAVPGLESTQDGGVRLFWRLAETA, encoded by the coding sequence ATGACCTCCACCACCAAGCCACTGCTTGAGGTCGAAGGCCTGACGCTACGGATCGGCGCAAGCGGCCGCACCGTCGTCAACGATGTCAGCTTCTCGGTGTCGCCCGGCGAGATCGTCGGCATCGTCGGCGAATCCGGCTCGGGCAAGACGCTCGCCGCCCGCGCCGTGATGGGCTTCATCCCGCCGGCGGTGCGCCTGATCTCCGGCTCGATCCGCTTCGACGGCGAGGAGGTCACGACCATGGCGCAAAAGCGCCTGCGGGCGATCCGCGGCGCCAAGGTCGGCATGGTCTTCCAGGAGCCGATGACCTCGCTCAACCCGTCCATGCTGATCGGGCGGCAGCTCGAAGAGGGCCTCGCGCTGCATCGCAAGCTCGATGCCAACGGCCGGCGCGAGCTCATCCTCGACATGCTCCGCCGCGTCGGCATCCGCGATCCCGAGGGCGCCTTCAACGCCTATCCGCACCAGTATTCCGGCGGCATGCGCCAGCGCATCATGCTGGCCTCGGTGATGCTGCTGAAGCCGGCCTTGCTGCTCGCCGACGAGCCGACCACGGCGCTCGACGCCGTCGTCCAGCGCGACGTCATGGAACTGATGGTCGACCTGACCAAGGAGAACGGCACCGCCGTGCTGCTGATCTCGCATGATCTCGGCATGGTCGCGCGCTATTGCAGCCGCATCGTCGTGATGTGCCAGGGCGACGTCGTCGAACATGGCAACAGCGAGGATATCCTCGCTCGCCCGCAGCACCCCTATACCCGCAAGCTGCTGGCGGCGATGCCGCATCGCGAGCCGGCGCGCGAGGTGCCGGAGGCGGGCACGCCACTCGTCGCGGTCAACGACCTCGTCGTCGACTATGGTGGCCGCCAGGGCTTCTTCCGCAAGGAACAACCCAAGCGCGCGCTGCACGGCATCAGCCTGTCGGTGAAACCCGGCGAGGTCGTCTCGGTCGTCGGCGGCTCGGGCTCGGGCAAGACCACACTCGGCCACGCCATCGCCGGGCTGATCAAGCCCAGCGAGGGCGCGATCCTGTTCAACGGCAAACCGATTGCGAAGAGCGAGACCGCCTATTGGGACTATCGGCTGAACTGCCAGATGGTCTTCCAGGACCCGTATTCCTCGCTCGATCCGCGCATGACCATCGGCGAGCTCGTCGGTGAGCCCTTGCGGCTGGTCAAGGGCATGGGGGCGGCCGAGAAGAAATCGCGGCTCGCCGAGGTGCTGAGCGAGGTCGGGCTCGGCGACGGCTTTGCCGAGCGCTATCCGCATGAGCTCTCCGGCGGCCAGCGCCAGCGCGTCGCCATCGCCCGCGCCATCATCCGCCGGCCGAGTTTCGTCATCGCCGACGAGCCGGTCTCGGCCCTTGACGTGACCGTGCGCGCTCAGGTGCTGGAGCTCTTCGCCGAATTGCAGCGCAAGCACGGCTTCTCCTGCCTGTTCATCAGCCATGATCTCGGCGTGGTCGAGCAGGTCTCGGACCGCGTCATCGTCATGCATGAGGGCCGCATCGTCGAGGAAGGCACGCGCGACCAGATCTTCGACGCGCCCCAGCACGACTATACCCGCAAGCTGCTCTCGGCCGTGCCCGGCCTGGAGAGCACGCAGGATGGCGGCGTCCGCCTGTTCTGGCGACTGGCCGAGACGGCGTGA